A genomic stretch from Vibrio coralliilyticus includes:
- a CDS encoding LysR substrate-binding domain-containing protein yields the protein MAANISLKQLKVFIAITQHDTLTAASEALFLSKAAVSMALSELERQLGNSLFDRVNNRLILNQEGQKLLPLADELLHRAQDIDQLFDGDQPLRGLLRIGASDTIGNQVAPYMLSKFRQQTSHKAQSLFIANSALICEKLVDYELDLAMIEGKTLHPQLISTQFGQDEMCVICAPNSPFAKSPQHPIGQLENSEWILREPGSGSREFFLRVIAPRLEQWQEAFQLNTTEALINSVSAGLGLGCLSRLSAEPAIRDGRVIELTLPLDMKRRFWLLVHKEKYQSPLLKSFINFCHNWQYKEQTSGKG from the coding sequence ATGGCTGCCAATATTTCTCTCAAACAGTTAAAAGTGTTCATTGCCATTACTCAGCACGACACGTTGACTGCCGCCTCGGAAGCACTGTTCTTATCCAAAGCCGCGGTTAGCATGGCGTTGTCAGAACTTGAGAGACAGCTTGGTAACTCTTTATTTGATCGAGTTAACAACCGCCTTATTCTCAACCAAGAGGGGCAAAAACTGCTGCCGTTGGCAGATGAACTACTGCATAGAGCTCAAGATATCGACCAACTGTTTGACGGAGACCAACCCCTCAGGGGGCTACTCAGAATCGGTGCTAGTGATACGATCGGTAATCAAGTCGCACCTTACATGCTCAGTAAATTTCGCCAGCAAACCAGTCATAAAGCTCAGAGTTTATTCATTGCGAACTCTGCGTTGATCTGCGAGAAACTGGTCGACTATGAACTCGATCTGGCAATGATTGAGGGGAAAACCTTACACCCTCAGCTAATTTCTACTCAGTTTGGCCAAGATGAAATGTGTGTCATCTGCGCACCGAATTCACCATTTGCTAAGTCACCTCAGCACCCAATTGGTCAACTCGAAAATAGCGAATGGATTCTACGCGAGCCCGGCTCAGGCTCACGTGAGTTTTTCTTACGTGTGATTGCACCACGCCTTGAGCAGTGGCAAGAAGCGTTTCAACTCAACACCACTGAAGCACTAATCAATAGTGTTTCCGCTGGCCTTGGGCTCGGCTGTTTATCTCGCCTATCAGCAGAGCCAGCGATCCGAGATGGTCGAGTCATCGAACTGACTTTGCCTCTAGATATGAAAAGGCGTTTCTGGTTACTAGTGCACAAGGAAAAATATCAGAGCCCATTACTCAAGTCTTTCATCAACTTCTGCCATAACTGGCAATACAAAGAACAGACATCAGGCAAAGGCTAA
- the recC gene encoding exodeoxyribonuclease V subunit gamma translates to MFTVYHSNQVDVLKSLLVELVRLKPLDNPFEKEQILVQSPGMSQWLKIELAKEFGVAANIEFPLPATFIWNMFTQVLPDVPQRSAFNKEAMTWKLMFILPELLDQVEFEALKHYLVDDEDQSKLYQLAEKIADIFDGYLVYRPEWIASWEAGKTVAELGEEHCWQPILWQALYDHTVALGQSPYHRANLYEHFIDTLENSSGHFEHLPKRLFVFGITSLPPRYMDALKAIGEHIDVHLMFTNPCRYYWGEVRDRKYLARLAARHRQHLVWKQDHSQLEGESQQLKGDIEQNLDDELHTNVVGNSLLASMGKLGRDNMYLLSQLEAHEIEAFVDIDRDSLLHHLQADILNLEEHQDDKKLDDSYHKQVIDVQDRSVTLHVCHSPMREVEVLHDQLLAMFDADPSLKPRDIIVMVADINAYSPAIQAVFGNAPGERFIPYSISDRTADQESPILHAFMQVVNLPNTRCLASELLELLETPAILARFGLNEDEFIQAKQWVEESGIRWGLNHHTGEEFDLPEISQNTWQFGIQRMLLGYAMPESAGLLETESGLLSPYNQVQGMGAELAGKLAHFIETVSHYRSQLAKTQPIEQWRETLTLALDDFFRVDLEGEAALKSIRDTLTSLKDQLQDAAYKQALTPSIVSQYLHNKLSGTRVSQRFLAGQVNFCTLMPMRSIPFRTVCLLGMNDGIYPRTVPPEGFDLMNGRAKPGDRSRRDDDRYLFLEALLSAQHTLYISYVGRSIQDNTERVPSVLVSELMEYCQQNYCLAGDENLAVDESGQRLLSCIRASHPMVPFSPSAFVKNSASYAKEWLPAASRQGQVGGQFNRQLSDYLLDAVYPLELDLVELQRFWRLPVQYFFNRRLKVVFEPPLPVMQDDEPFVLNGLESYQMRDSLLELLLEHQLSGEGDQQAIINDFIAHQRAQGKLPVGAFGDIEFETNRVQAEELVEKLAWLCGSPNDDLEVKLAFDVLGEGKPVKLTGWLTQSYQSGLVRFRSGRIRAQDYLAVWIDHLAMNAMGHHQCSHMVGYDRKEGVVHLTYPALENAAVAQSTLGELVRLFYQGMTTPLAYFPNTALACVEAGFNRGNWVDDEEKALKKMADTFNDSYLSPGEGANSYIARIWPQWSEELAMQVRLLTTLVLQAPRLTVKNNQEIDK, encoded by the coding sequence TTGTTTACTGTCTACCATTCCAACCAAGTTGACGTTTTAAAATCTTTACTCGTCGAATTGGTTCGGCTTAAGCCACTGGATAACCCGTTCGAAAAAGAGCAAATTCTGGTTCAGAGCCCGGGTATGTCTCAATGGCTGAAAATCGAGTTAGCTAAAGAATTTGGTGTCGCTGCAAACATTGAGTTCCCACTCCCTGCTACTTTCATCTGGAATATGTTCACTCAGGTATTACCAGATGTGCCTCAGCGAAGTGCATTCAACAAAGAAGCCATGACATGGAAGTTGATGTTTATTCTTCCTGAGCTTCTCGATCAAGTCGAGTTCGAAGCACTTAAGCACTATCTGGTGGATGATGAAGATCAGAGTAAGCTTTATCAACTGGCTGAAAAAATCGCTGATATTTTCGATGGTTATCTGGTTTATCGCCCTGAGTGGATTGCCAGCTGGGAAGCTGGGAAAACGGTAGCGGAGCTGGGTGAAGAACATTGCTGGCAGCCTATTTTGTGGCAGGCATTATACGACCATACTGTGGCGCTTGGGCAGTCACCTTATCATCGCGCCAACCTTTATGAGCATTTCATTGATACGCTGGAAAACAGCAGTGGTCACTTTGAACATTTACCGAAGCGATTGTTTGTTTTTGGTATCACTTCGCTACCCCCTCGTTACATGGACGCACTGAAAGCCATCGGTGAGCATATTGATGTCCATCTGATGTTTACTAACCCTTGTCGTTACTATTGGGGAGAGGTGCGCGATCGTAAATACCTTGCCCGTTTGGCGGCTCGGCATCGACAGCATTTGGTATGGAAACAAGACCACTCTCAGCTGGAGGGGGAATCTCAGCAACTGAAAGGTGATATCGAGCAAAACCTTGATGATGAACTGCATACCAATGTGGTCGGTAACAGTTTACTTGCTTCGATGGGCAAGTTAGGTCGAGATAATATGTATTTACTGTCTCAACTAGAGGCTCACGAAATAGAAGCGTTCGTGGATATTGATCGTGATTCTTTGCTGCATCACCTACAGGCAGACATTCTTAATCTTGAAGAGCATCAGGATGATAAAAAACTTGATGATAGCTATCACAAACAGGTGATCGATGTACAGGATCGCTCGGTCACATTGCATGTTTGCCATAGCCCGATGCGTGAAGTGGAAGTACTGCATGATCAATTGCTGGCGATGTTTGATGCAGATCCAAGCCTTAAGCCACGCGATATCATTGTTATGGTCGCAGATATTAATGCCTACAGTCCGGCTATTCAGGCTGTGTTTGGCAATGCACCGGGTGAGCGCTTCATCCCTTATTCTATTTCTGACCGAACGGCTGATCAGGAAAGCCCGATTTTGCATGCGTTTATGCAGGTTGTTAACTTGCCGAATACTCGCTGTCTTGCTTCTGAGTTACTCGAATTGCTAGAAACACCTGCTATTTTGGCGCGATTTGGTTTAAATGAAGATGAATTCATTCAAGCGAAGCAATGGGTTGAAGAGTCGGGCATTCGTTGGGGACTTAATCACCACACTGGTGAAGAATTTGATTTACCTGAAATATCGCAAAATACTTGGCAGTTTGGTATTCAGCGTATGTTACTTGGGTATGCGATGCCAGAGTCTGCAGGTTTACTCGAAACCGAAAGTGGTTTGTTGTCACCCTATAATCAGGTTCAAGGCATGGGCGCTGAGTTAGCGGGGAAACTGGCCCACTTTATCGAAACCGTCAGCCATTACCGCAGCCAACTAGCCAAAACCCAGCCTATTGAGCAGTGGCGTGAAACATTAACGCTAGCATTGGATGATTTCTTTCGTGTTGATTTGGAGGGCGAAGCCGCGCTCAAGTCGATTCGAGATACGCTCACATCTTTAAAAGATCAGCTTCAAGATGCTGCGTATAAACAGGCGTTGACGCCAAGTATAGTCTCGCAATATTTGCATAACAAACTGTCTGGAACTCGAGTCAGCCAGCGCTTCCTCGCTGGCCAAGTGAACTTTTGTACTTTGATGCCGATGCGCTCAATTCCATTTCGTACCGTCTGCCTACTTGGGATGAATGATGGTATTTACCCTCGAACGGTTCCACCGGAAGGGTTTGATCTAATGAATGGCCGAGCGAAGCCCGGTGATCGCTCTCGTCGGGATGATGACAGATATCTATTTTTGGAAGCCTTATTATCTGCACAGCACACACTTTACATCAGCTATGTAGGTCGCTCGATTCAGGACAATACTGAGCGAGTGCCATCGGTATTAGTGTCTGAATTAATGGAGTATTGCCAACAAAATTATTGCTTGGCAGGAGATGAAAACTTAGCGGTGGATGAATCGGGTCAGCGTTTACTGAGTTGTATCCGAGCCAGTCACCCAATGGTGCCATTTAGTCCAAGTGCGTTTGTTAAAAATAGTGCTAGTTACGCCAAAGAATGGTTACCTGCCGCGAGTCGACAAGGTCAAGTCGGTGGGCAGTTTAATCGCCAGTTAAGTGATTATTTGTTGGATGCTGTGTATCCGCTTGAACTGGACTTGGTTGAGTTACAACGTTTCTGGCGTTTACCTGTACAGTATTTCTTTAATCGCCGTCTAAAAGTGGTGTTTGAACCCCCATTACCTGTGATGCAAGATGATGAGCCATTTGTGCTGAATGGTTTAGAAAGCTATCAAATGCGTGATAGCCTGCTGGAACTGTTGCTTGAGCACCAGCTCAGTGGAGAAGGGGACCAGCAAGCCATTATTAATGATTTCATTGCTCACCAGCGTGCACAAGGCAAGCTACCGGTAGGCGCATTTGGTGATATCGAATTTGAAACTAATCGGGTTCAAGCCGAAGAACTGGTAGAAAAACTTGCTTGGCTATGTGGTTCACCTAACGACGATCTTGAAGTGAAACTGGCCTTTGATGTATTGGGGGAAGGTAAACCTGTTAAGTTGACGGGGTGGCTCACTCAGAGCTATCAATCGGGGTTAGTCCGCTTTCGTAGTGGACGTATTCGTGCTCAGGATTACCTTGCTGTCTGGATCGATCATTTAGCCATGAATGCGATGGGGCATCATCAATGTTCGCACATGGTTGGTTATGATCGTAAAGAAGGCGTTGTACACCTAACTTATCCAGCGTTAGAGAATGCAGCGGTTGCTCAATCGACACTGGGAGAGCTGGTTCGTTTGTTCTATCAAGGAATGACAACGCCTTTAGCGTATTTTCCTAATACGGCCTTAGCTTGTGTCGAAGCTGGCTTCAATCGTGGCAATTGGGTTGATGATGAAGAAAAAGCGCTAAAGAAAATGGCAGACACATTTAACGACAGTTACTTGAGTCCAGGGGAAGGTGCGAATTCTTATATTGCCCGTATCTGGCCTCAATGGAGTGAGGAGTTGGCGATGCAAGTCAGGCTTTTGACGACGTTAGTATTACAAGCGCCGAGGCTTACAGTGAAAAACAATCAAGAGATAGATAAATAG
- a CDS encoding TDT family transporter, with product MIQATKAKVMGAPTPMAGLALGIASLGWCWENFASLHGYGQWAGAALASVLLIVLAVKFLFHRHLLSQDLAHPVVGSVVPTFAMGTMVVSHSLGHFSPVMGDALWLGAVGLHIIFLVSFVYHRAQEFELHHMVPSWFVPPVGIIVADVSFSGNPDLAMIAHGALVFGMLAYAVMLPMMLYRFMFTRQVPDAAKPTLAIMAAPASLSLAGYLTVSAQPSPVIVGLLFGIGVLMTAIIYLSFFRLLRLPFSPGYAAFTFPMVIGSTALFKLAGWMQQIGVEAHYVDQVQMLASFELIVATGVVGYVAWRYFSFYQPHKVIVRNA from the coding sequence ATGATTCAAGCGACAAAAGCAAAAGTGATGGGTGCACCGACACCTATGGCAGGATTAGCGCTGGGGATTGCCAGTTTAGGCTGGTGTTGGGAGAACTTTGCGTCTTTGCATGGTTACGGCCAATGGGCTGGAGCTGCGCTAGCCAGTGTGTTGCTTATCGTTTTGGCAGTAAAGTTTTTATTTCATCGACATTTATTGAGTCAAGATCTGGCCCATCCTGTGGTGGGCAGTGTGGTTCCGACATTTGCAATGGGCACCATGGTGGTGTCTCACTCACTCGGCCATTTTTCCCCAGTGATGGGAGATGCGCTTTGGTTAGGGGCGGTCGGGCTGCATATTATTTTTCTTGTTAGCTTTGTTTATCACCGCGCTCAGGAATTTGAACTTCATCATATGGTACCAAGCTGGTTTGTGCCGCCAGTGGGGATTATTGTCGCGGATGTGTCGTTTTCGGGTAATCCGGATCTTGCGATGATAGCACATGGTGCATTAGTTTTTGGCATGCTGGCGTATGCCGTTATGCTACCAATGATGCTTTATCGTTTTATGTTTACCCGCCAGGTGCCTGATGCGGCGAAACCAACCTTGGCGATTATGGCGGCCCCCGCGAGTTTATCCTTAGCTGGTTATCTGACGGTGTCAGCGCAGCCCTCGCCTGTGATTGTTGGCTTGTTGTTTGGCATCGGGGTTTTGATGACTGCGATCATTTATCTCTCGTTTTTCAGACTATTACGGCTACCGTTTAGTCCAGGTTACGCCGCGTTTACTTTCCCAATGGTCATTGGTTCAACAGCATTATTTAAGTTGGCAGGATGGATGCAACAGATCGGTGTTGAGGCTCATTATGTCGATCAAGTGCAAATGTTAGCGAGCTTTGAGCTGATAGTCGCGACCGGGGTTGTGGGATATGTCGCATGGCGTTACTTCAGTTTCTATCAGCCTCACAAAGTCATAGTGCGTAATGCGTAG
- a CDS encoding IS4 family transposase — protein sequence MSIQNFFADFLEENPVDVAQLTTFSEHIPDAWVAKAASLSDKATIRRRRLPSDMVLWLIVGMAFFRNEPIAEVARRMNVCADGLADEELLAKSALTQARQRLGKAAPEWLFKQCGKTWGLERYPDDTWQGLQVFAVDGALFRTADTPELREHFGSGNTSSNRQTPHPVLRVVTMMNVRSHVIVDAAISPYRRGEIPLAMPFINALPDNSVTLLDKGFYGADLLLSLQNSGINRHWLLPARKGVKYTLLDDKESCDMLVEMNVSPQARKKNPSLPEKWTVRAVSYEVQGKSKTVFTSLPREQYDAQSVAELYHERWEIELGYRDIKSSMQHNALVLRSKTVELVYQELWGLLLGYNLVRREASQAAVEHGRLPNEISFKYACQFIASQLKMMSKAVSLGNTPKRLKSLRGDLSVLFIDKRPKPNRPRAVKISKTRYPVNRYAAPLK from the coding sequence GATAAAGCGACTATCCGTCGACGCCGATTACCGAGCGATATGGTGTTGTGGCTGATTGTGGGTATGGCTTTTTTCCGCAATGAACCCATTGCCGAAGTCGCTCGAAGAATGAACGTCTGTGCTGACGGTTTGGCTGATGAAGAGCTATTGGCAAAGAGCGCCTTAACCCAAGCAAGACAACGCTTAGGCAAAGCAGCACCCGAATGGCTGTTTAAGCAATGTGGGAAAACGTGGGGACTTGAGCGATACCCTGATGATACATGGCAAGGCTTACAAGTTTTTGCTGTCGATGGCGCTCTTTTTAGAACGGCTGACACACCAGAATTGAGGGAACATTTTGGCTCTGGAAATACGTCTAGCAACAGACAAACACCTCATCCAGTATTGAGAGTTGTGACTATGATGAATGTTCGCTCTCATGTCATCGTTGATGCGGCGATAAGCCCGTATCGCCGAGGTGAAATTCCTCTAGCGATGCCTTTCATCAACGCTCTACCAGACAACTCAGTGACGTTACTGGATAAAGGTTTTTATGGTGCAGATTTACTCCTTTCTCTGCAAAACAGTGGAATAAATAGACACTGGCTTCTCCCTGCAAGGAAAGGAGTCAAATATACTCTACTGGATGATAAAGAAAGCTGTGACATGCTGGTGGAGATGAATGTCTCACCGCAGGCTCGTAAAAAGAACCCTAGTCTTCCAGAGAAATGGACAGTCAGAGCCGTCAGTTATGAGGTGCAAGGTAAATCCAAAACGGTGTTTACCTCGCTTCCTAGAGAGCAGTATGACGCCCAATCTGTGGCAGAGCTTTATCATGAAAGATGGGAGATCGAACTAGGTTATCGTGACATTAAGAGTTCGATGCAACACAACGCTTTAGTACTGAGAAGCAAAACAGTCGAACTTGTCTACCAAGAGCTCTGGGGGCTACTACTTGGTTATAACTTGGTAAGGCGAGAAGCAAGTCAAGCCGCAGTAGAGCACGGACGATTACCTAATGAAATCAGTTTTAAGTACGCTTGCCAGTTTATAGCCAGCCAGCTCAAAATGATGAGTAAAGCGGTGTCTTTAGGTAACACGCCGAAACGCTTAAAGAGCCTTCGAGGAGATTTATCTGTCCTCTTTATAGACAAACGCCCTAAGCCAAATCGGCCTAGGGCGGTAAAAATATCAAAGACCCGATACCCTGTAAATCGCTACGCAGCTCCTCTTAAGTGA
- the recB gene encoding exodeoxyribonuclease V subunit beta: MISTSMVTSLNTMTFPLHGARLIEASAGTGKTFTIAGLYLRLLLGHGCSESKHQQPLTVDQILVVTFTEAATAELRDRIRARIHDARLAFSRGQSHDPVIQPLLEDIDDHSQAADILLQAERQMDEAAVYTIHGFCQRMLTQNAFESGCRFNNEFVTDESHLKAQVVADYWRRNFYPLPFQLAGEVRRIWDSPAALLKKISPYLTGAPLQLSVPAMQGSMAELHAKNLKQINDLKAIWRQGQQDYLALISESDVNKRSYTKKSLPTWLEVVDMWAASETTGYDYPDKLEKFAQNVLQEKTPKGQAPSHPTFLAIEQFLAQPISLEAPLLAHAIEQCRDMLAKAKQQKQWLSFDDLLTQLSAAIDGDDSGQLAQRIRSLYPVAMIDEFQDTDPLQYSIFSRIYLDNPQCGLFMIGDPKQAIYGFRGADIFTYIKARNQVSSHFTLGTNWRSSSEMVAAVNQVFQTPDHPFIYDKDIPFVPVNSSPNADKRRWMIDGQPQPAMTYWLQEAEEKPLAKGDYHQAMSQACANKIHHILSAAQNEQACFDDGKSQHAIQAGDIAVLVRTGSEGRMIKQALAEKGIASVYLSNRDSVFVSQVAEDLQRLLQAVLTPENDRALRASLASELFALDAGSLDKLNNDENEWENAINEFKEYRRLWSQRGVLPMLRSVMSKRHIAERLLEEENGERSLTDFMHIGELLQQASQELDSDHGLLRWLAQSISDARNGLGGSDDQIQRLESERNLVQIVTIHKSKGLEYELVFLPFVFSYREASEAKYYDSALDKTILDITKQDASLQQADKERLAEDLRLIYVALTRAVYGCFIGTAPLRNGRSTKEPTGVHHSAMGYLLQNGEQGGIADLTAALHQQAQQLSCVRVEGLPESVNEKLVVREAGQQALHANELNNEIDRNWRITSYSGLVKQGTSHHFEDAVTDILLLDVDSSDELQNEEALEPEKSIFTFPKGARPGTFLHTLFEEVEFTEPATSDNNSEIIVSLMESEQLDSAWLPVLQQLVDTVLATPLDGKQLKLNQKQPDQRLVEMEFLLPIEILTAPALNRVIQRHDPLSAKAGDLGFHSTQGMLKGFIDLVFEHQGKYYVLDWKSNYLGGDVADYHGEALKSAMADHRYDLQYQIYALALHRFLRSRVPNYNYQTHFGGVYYLFLRGMDGASGHGIFSARPTLEFLEDMDNLIDGRPIEPKQSSSGQMELL; the protein is encoded by the coding sequence ATGATATCCACGTCAATGGTAACGTCACTGAATACCATGACTTTTCCACTTCATGGCGCGCGCTTAATTGAGGCGTCGGCTGGAACTGGTAAAACCTTCACTATCGCAGGTTTGTACCTTAGGCTATTGCTGGGCCACGGCTGTTCAGAGAGCAAACATCAACAGCCATTAACGGTCGACCAAATACTGGTGGTCACCTTTACCGAGGCGGCAACTGCCGAGTTGAGAGACCGAATTCGAGCCCGAATTCATGATGCAAGGTTGGCCTTTTCACGTGGGCAAAGTCATGATCCTGTTATTCAGCCTTTGCTTGAAGACATTGACGATCACTCTCAAGCGGCTGATATTTTACTCCAAGCCGAAAGGCAGATGGATGAAGCGGCGGTATACACGATCCATGGTTTTTGTCAGCGCATGCTGACTCAAAATGCGTTTGAGTCAGGTTGTCGGTTTAATAATGAATTCGTGACGGATGAAAGTCACCTCAAAGCTCAGGTTGTGGCAGATTACTGGCGACGCAATTTTTACCCGTTACCTTTTCAGCTTGCTGGTGAAGTGCGCCGAATTTGGGACTCTCCTGCTGCATTACTGAAAAAGATCTCTCCATACTTAACAGGAGCGCCCTTACAGCTATCAGTGCCCGCGATGCAGGGCAGTATGGCTGAGTTACATGCCAAGAATCTTAAGCAAATTAACGATCTCAAAGCGATTTGGCGTCAAGGTCAGCAAGACTATCTTGCCCTGATCAGTGAATCAGATGTCAATAAACGAAGCTACACCAAAAAATCCTTGCCTACCTGGCTTGAAGTGGTCGATATGTGGGCAGCGAGTGAAACTACGGGCTATGACTATCCGGATAAACTGGAAAAGTTTGCCCAGAATGTTTTACAAGAGAAAACACCCAAAGGGCAGGCGCCAAGCCACCCCACTTTTTTGGCGATTGAGCAGTTTCTCGCACAGCCTATCAGCTTGGAAGCACCATTGCTGGCACATGCTATAGAGCAGTGCCGTGATATGTTAGCGAAAGCAAAGCAGCAGAAACAGTGGTTGTCGTTTGATGATCTACTCACGCAACTTTCTGCTGCGATTGATGGAGATGACAGTGGACAACTGGCTCAGCGGATTCGCTCTCTCTATCCGGTCGCCATGATTGATGAATTCCAGGATACTGATCCGCTTCAATACAGCATATTCAGCCGTATCTATCTCGATAACCCTCAATGTGGCTTGTTTATGATTGGCGATCCCAAACAGGCCATTTACGGCTTTCGCGGTGCGGACATTTTTACTTACATTAAAGCACGTAATCAGGTTTCCTCACACTTCACCCTAGGGACTAACTGGCGTTCTAGCTCAGAGATGGTTGCTGCGGTGAATCAGGTGTTTCAAACGCCAGATCATCCTTTTATCTACGATAAGGATATTCCGTTTGTTCCGGTTAACTCGAGCCCGAATGCAGATAAACGTCGATGGATGATCGACGGGCAACCTCAACCAGCAATGACTTACTGGTTACAAGAAGCGGAAGAGAAGCCTTTAGCGAAAGGTGACTATCACCAAGCCATGTCACAAGCCTGTGCGAATAAGATCCATCATATTTTGTCGGCCGCGCAGAATGAGCAAGCATGTTTTGATGACGGAAAGTCGCAACACGCCATTCAGGCTGGAGACATTGCGGTGTTAGTTCGAACGGGCAGCGAAGGTCGAATGATCAAACAAGCCTTGGCTGAGAAGGGGATTGCCAGCGTCTATCTGTCCAATCGAGATAGTGTGTTTGTCTCACAAGTGGCCGAAGATTTACAGCGCTTGCTCCAAGCTGTGCTCACACCAGAAAACGATCGAGCTTTAAGGGCTAGCCTCGCGTCGGAGTTATTTGCCCTTGATGCAGGAAGCCTCGACAAACTCAATAACGATGAAAACGAATGGGAAAACGCCATTAATGAGTTTAAAGAATATCGTCGTTTGTGGAGTCAGCGTGGCGTACTGCCGATGCTGCGTAGCGTAATGAGTAAAAGGCACATCGCTGAGAGATTGCTCGAAGAAGAAAACGGTGAGCGATCTCTGACTGACTTTATGCACATCGGAGAGCTGCTCCAGCAAGCCAGCCAAGAGCTAGACAGCGATCACGGCTTGTTGCGCTGGTTGGCACAATCGATCAGCGATGCCCGTAATGGATTGGGAGGCAGTGACGATCAAATCCAGCGCTTGGAATCGGAGCGTAATTTAGTCCAGATAGTAACCATTCACAAATCAAAAGGATTGGAATACGAGTTGGTGTTCTTGCCGTTCGTATTCAGTTATCGAGAGGCGAGTGAAGCCAAGTACTACGATAGTGCTTTGGACAAAACCATTCTTGATATCACTAAGCAGGATGCGTCATTACAGCAAGCCGATAAAGAGCGTTTGGCGGAAGATTTGCGCTTGATCTATGTTGCTCTTACCCGAGCTGTTTATGGTTGTTTCATTGGTACGGCTCCGTTGCGTAATGGACGCTCGACCAAAGAGCCGACAGGTGTACATCACAGTGCGATGGGGTACTTATTACAAAACGGCGAACAAGGTGGCATCGCAGATTTAACAGCGGCGCTGCACCAACAGGCTCAGCAACTGAGTTGTGTTCGAGTGGAAGGATTACCGGAAAGCGTCAATGAAAAGCTGGTGGTTCGAGAAGCAGGACAGCAAGCACTGCACGCCAATGAGTTGAACAATGAAATTGACCGTAATTGGCGCATAACCAGCTATTCAGGTTTGGTAAAGCAAGGCACAAGTCACCATTTTGAGGATGCCGTGACGGACATTCTGTTGTTGGATGTCGATTCCTCTGATGAGCTGCAGAACGAAGAGGCGCTGGAACCTGAGAAGAGTATTTTCACTTTCCCCAAAGGCGCTAGACCCGGTACCTTCCTTCACACCCTGTTTGAAGAAGTAGAATTTACCGAACCTGCCACGTCAGACAATAATAGCGAAATTATTGTGAGTCTAATGGAGAGTGAGCAGTTAGACTCCGCTTGGCTACCAGTTTTGCAGCAGCTTGTCGACACGGTATTGGCTACCCCTCTGGATGGTAAGCAACTGAAACTCAATCAAAAGCAGCCGGATCAGCGTTTAGTGGAAATGGAGTTCTTGTTGCCGATTGAAATACTGACAGCACCGGCATTGAATCGAGTTATTCAGCGTCATGACCCTCTGTCTGCTAAAGCGGGCGATCTCGGTTTTCATTCCACACAGGGTATGCTGAAAGGGTTTATCGACTTAGTGTTTGAACATCAAGGCAAGTATTACGTGCTTGACTGGAAGTCCAATTACCTTGGAGGTGATGTCGCAGATTACCACGGCGAGGCCCTGAAATCGGCAATGGCGGACCACCGCTATGATCTGCAATATCAAATCTATGCGTTGGCTTTACACCGCTTCCTGCGATCTCGTGTGCCAAATTATAATTACCAGACTCACTTCGGCGGAGTCTATTACCTGTTTTTACGCGGTATGGATGGGGCAAGTGGCCACGGCATTTTCTCAGCGCGTCCGACGCTTGAATTTCTTGAAGACATGGACAACCTGATTGATGGGCGTCCTATCGAACCGAAACAGTCCAGCTCTGGTCAGATGGAGTTACTCTAA
- a CDS encoding YebG family protein has product MAVIVKYVVERNGEEKMTFTSKAEADAYDKMLDMADELFELLGKSELLEDEGKQEDLAMFLAQNKEEVLFALGAKRKPAPKKKKIEAVEDAEEDSAQEDAA; this is encoded by the coding sequence ATGGCTGTAATCGTCAAGTACGTGGTAGAACGCAACGGAGAAGAGAAAATGACTTTTACCTCTAAAGCGGAAGCTGACGCCTATGATAAAATGCTTGATATGGCTGATGAGCTTTTTGAGCTGCTAGGTAAAAGTGAGTTGCTGGAAGATGAAGGCAAGCAAGAAGACTTGGCTATGTTCCTGGCACAAAACAAAGAAGAAGTGCTTTTCGCTTTGGGAGCTAAACGCAAACCAGCACCAAAGAAAAAGAAAATTGAAGCGGTTGAAGACGCTGAAGAAGATTCTGCTCAAGAAGACGCAGCATAA